One window of the Archaeoglobus sulfaticallidus PM70-1 genome contains the following:
- a CDS encoding NADH-quinone oxidoreductase subunit D gives MEEITLDVPVSPPTEMFMPIPKKFLERAYQNDDYLVLVGPQHPGSGHMRIILRIKGDIIVEAIPDPGYVHRSMEKLAENRLYIQNIPLFERPAIMDTGNMTLGYVRAIEQALDIEVPERAKYIRMIVAELGRIGTHLYDAGILAVFLGHTTGFMWPFALREPIIEALTKISGTRITASYIIPGGVRRDVDLRTLEFIRKVTFVIERRLKSFERIFIKNPTVITRLRDVGILSKEEAIKYGVVGPFLRASGVEYDVRVVEPYEAYDSVNFDIPVADEGDSYSRFLVRVEEISQSFSIIRQAINELRKMKEGNILSDQLAEFEPSKSDVRGYFYRIFGDLILPRGEFTALTEASRGSLLYSIISDGESNVPYRVRIVTPGWYYLKGFMESLRGERVADLQAIYGSFGYFPPEADR, from the coding sequence ATGGAAGAAATAACGCTTGATGTTCCCGTAAGCCCTCCTACTGAGATGTTTATGCCAATCCCCAAGAAATTCCTGGAGAGGGCATATCAGAATGACGATTATCTGGTACTCGTAGGACCTCAGCATCCCGGAAGCGGGCACATGAGGATCATTTTGAGGATTAAAGGAGATATCATCGTCGAAGCGATTCCCGATCCTGGATATGTTCACAGATCCATGGAGAAACTGGCTGAAAACAGGCTGTATATCCAGAACATACCTCTCTTCGAAAGACCGGCCATAATGGACACTGGAAACATGACGCTTGGCTATGTCAGAGCTATCGAGCAAGCTCTTGATATCGAAGTGCCGGAGAGAGCGAAGTATATCAGGATGATAGTGGCTGAGCTTGGTAGAATCGGAACCCACCTCTACGATGCTGGAATTCTTGCGGTATTTCTTGGCCATACAACGGGCTTCATGTGGCCATTCGCCTTGAGAGAACCGATTATCGAGGCTTTAACAAAGATAAGCGGTACGAGAATTACAGCGTCCTATATAATCCCCGGAGGAGTTAGAAGAGATGTTGATCTCAGAACCTTGGAGTTTATCAGGAAGGTTACCTTCGTGATCGAGAGAAGATTAAAGAGTTTTGAAAGAATATTCATCAAAAATCCAACCGTGATCACGAGGCTCAGGGATGTTGGTATTCTGAGCAAGGAGGAAGCAATAAAGTACGGTGTTGTCGGGCCATTCCTGAGGGCAAGCGGTGTTGAGTACGATGTAAGGGTTGTTGAGCCGTATGAGGCATACGACTCAGTGAACTTCGACATTCCAGTTGCTGATGAAGGGGATTCGTATTCAAGATTTCTTGTTAGAGTAGAGGAAATCTCACAGAGCTTCTCAATAATAAGACAGGCAATAAACGAGCTGAGAAAAATGAAGGAAGGTAACATTCTGAGCGATCAGCTTGCAGAGTTCGAGCCGTCGAAGTCAGATGTAAGGGGATACTTCTACAGGATATTTGGCGATCTGATTCTGCCGAGAGGTGAGTTTACAGCACTTACTGAAGCCTCCAGAGGCAGTCTGCTTTACTCGATAATAAGCGATGGCGAGTCGAATGTTCCGTACAGAGTTAGGATCGTTACTCCCGGGTGGTACTATCTTAAGGGATTCATGGAGTCTCTCAGGGGGGAGAGGGTTGCTGATCTGCAGGCGATTTACGGTAGCTTCGGGTATTTCCCTCCGGAGGCTGACAGGTGA
- the nuoB gene encoding NADH-quinone oxidoreductase subunit NuoB, with protein sequence MSNTSQDFSGPLGLIKKWGTKWSLWPVHLVTACCGVELAHAYASGYDGERLGSLNYGISRQTNLIIVEGAISRKMARVLKITYEQMPDPKFVIVMGACGLKGGLFWNGYHMVRPSDVVPVDFFIPGCPPTPESLLRAIRELQEKIMKGESRNTIEFERCDISAEGRSCRALAPSSPKYLAPTPSIAVDVPKEVEWEFGAKLVEELRSELDGLYDQITITGKNRIAIRTCRRRISAIASKLCSKFDHVKNVNVIDLPHENSFIVEYQVSSYSVRDLMPVVVNIFARIPRDNPRFPSLRSFWESADYMEREMHEFFGVWFEGNPAMGERFLLAPDTPDYPLRKDRKVVEERYVEG encoded by the coding sequence ATGAGTAACACATCTCAGGACTTTTCAGGCCCTCTTGGTTTGATAAAGAAGTGGGGAACCAAGTGGAGCCTGTGGCCAGTTCACCTCGTCACTGCCTGCTGTGGTGTTGAACTCGCTCATGCTTATGCGAGCGGTTACGATGGTGAAAGGTTAGGATCTCTTAATTACGGTATATCGAGGCAGACGAACCTCATAATTGTCGAAGGGGCAATATCAAGAAAAATGGCAAGGGTTTTGAAGATAACTTACGAGCAAATGCCAGATCCAAAGTTCGTCATAGTCATGGGGGCCTGTGGGCTTAAAGGAGGCCTGTTCTGGAATGGTTACCACATGGTGAGACCCTCTGATGTCGTTCCAGTAGATTTCTTCATTCCCGGATGTCCTCCAACTCCTGAATCACTACTGAGAGCTATAAGAGAGCTGCAGGAAAAGATAATGAAGGGAGAGTCGAGGAACACGATAGAGTTTGAAAGGTGCGACATCTCAGCAGAAGGACGAAGCTGCAGGGCTTTAGCACCATCTTCGCCAAAATACCTTGCTCCAACTCCATCCATAGCTGTTGATGTTCCCAAAGAGGTTGAATGGGAATTTGGAGCGAAACTGGTTGAGGAGCTGAGATCCGAGCTTGATGGGCTATACGATCAGATAACCATAACCGGCAAGAACAGAATAGCGATCAGGACCTGCAGAAGGAGAATTTCTGCAATAGCGAGCAAACTGTGCAGTAAATTTGACCATGTTAAGAATGTGAATGTCATAGATCTCCCACACGAAAACAGCTTCATAGTCGAGTATCAGGTATCGAGCTACTCTGTCAGGGACCTCATGCCTGTTGTTGTGAACATCTTTGCCAGAATTCCGAGAGATAATCCAAGGTTCCCGAGTCTGAGATCCTTCTGGGAGAGCGCGGACTACATGGAGAGGGAAATGCACGAGTTCTTCGGTGTGTGGTTTGAGGGAAATCCAGCGATGGGTGAGAGGTTTCTGCTTGCTCCAGACACTCCAGACTACCCGCTGAGGAAGGACAGGAAAGTTGTTGAGGAAAGATATGTTGAGGGGTGA
- the ndhC gene encoding NADH-quinone oxidoreductase subunit A, translated as MLDNVIVIGAVIVISLLVDAAILVLAKILPKYNLTEIKTSRYEAGNIPIREPKKRLPMQYFGYMYMFMALEPVLVIVLLLSIKPTISFFAILGISVILFIPAIYFGYNLANDIAYRREVYE; from the coding sequence ATGCTGGATAATGTGATTGTGATCGGAGCGGTAATAGTAATAAGCCTGTTGGTGGATGCAGCCATACTGGTTCTGGCCAAGATACTTCCAAAGTACAATTTAACTGAAATAAAAACCTCAAGGTATGAGGCAGGGAACATACCGATAAGAGAGCCGAAAAAGAGGCTGCCGATGCAGTACTTTGGTTACATGTACATGTTCATGGCTTTAGAGCCTGTGCTTGTGATAGTTCTCTTGCTATCCATAAAACCAACCATAAGTTTCTTCGCAATTCTCGGAATATCAGTGATACTGTTCATTCCGGCAATTTACTTTGGCTATAATCTTGCGAATGATATCGCATACAGGAGGGAGGTGTATGAGTAA
- a CDS encoding proton-conducting transporter transmembrane domain-containing protein encodes MEALIVSIILLTLGAIFSLKDSRIGFIASILALVAAMLTLSPDVYFYGVLIFAIAILNLITLYITKNQIKGVDYALSAIMAVATLLVIMTNDFATLMATFVLVSVPTYVLVMLGDEPKVDLGIKYITFMVLATILFIIGAFITVYSYQSNPALYVLGYVMLILGLALEVGVAPLHEWVPDVFASADPIPISIIASIAKFVPFIVAFKILISTANPALETITMFSALLAVVSMFVGNIGALTSKEHGRVLGYSTVANMGYVLATFVAIVNLNYIYLAISGALLQLMANSAGKIGFFTAIKKNEVGSPVTFALAFSFVGMPPFMGFWSKLFIVLSIVNTGYLWLAILLVINSAISVPYYFRLARELGRGWGSGIANLVGILTVLITLITIYPPDWFVQSVKVIVSSFNIAM; translated from the coding sequence ATGGAAGCGTTAATCGTTTCAATAATTCTTTTAACCCTCGGAGCCATATTCTCGCTTAAAGATTCCCGGATTGGATTCATAGCGAGCATTCTAGCCTTGGTTGCCGCGATGCTGACATTGAGCCCTGATGTTTACTTCTATGGTGTCCTGATATTCGCCATAGCCATACTAAACCTGATAACGCTGTACATAACGAAGAATCAGATTAAGGGTGTGGATTACGCCCTTTCAGCGATAATGGCTGTGGCAACATTGCTCGTAATCATGACAAACGATTTTGCCACACTGATGGCAACATTCGTTCTGGTTTCAGTACCAACATATGTGCTCGTGATGCTTGGAGATGAGCCAAAAGTCGACCTCGGCATAAAGTACATAACCTTCATGGTTCTTGCAACGATTCTCTTCATAATCGGAGCTTTCATAACAGTCTATTCATACCAATCGAATCCAGCACTGTATGTGCTCGGATATGTGATGCTGATACTGGGCCTGGCATTGGAAGTTGGAGTTGCTCCCCTGCACGAGTGGGTTCCGGATGTGTTCGCATCAGCAGACCCGATACCGATCTCGATCATAGCATCGATAGCCAAGTTCGTTCCATTCATCGTTGCCTTCAAGATATTGATCTCCACCGCAAATCCAGCGCTTGAAACAATAACAATGTTCTCGGCCTTGCTCGCAGTAGTATCGATGTTCGTTGGGAATATTGGTGCACTCACAAGCAAGGAACATGGCAGGGTTCTTGGTTACTCAACCGTTGCGAACATGGGGTATGTCCTTGCAACCTTCGTTGCTATAGTAAACCTCAACTACATCTATCTCGCCATCTCAGGTGCTCTGCTGCAGCTAATGGCAAACTCAGCAGGGAAGATAGGATTCTTCACAGCCATAAAGAAAAACGAGGTTGGCTCACCTGTCACCTTCGCATTAGCTTTCTCTTTCGTTGGGATGCCACCGTTCATGGGATTCTGGAGCAAGCTGTTCATAGTTCTGTCAATAGTAAACACCGGCTACCTGTGGCTGGCAATTCTGCTGGTTATAAACTCGGCGATATCGGTTCCATATTACTTCAGACTTGCCAGAGAGCTTGGAAGAGGATGGGGCAGTGGAATAGCAAACCTGGTAGGAATTCTGACAGTGCTCATAACATTGATAACGATTTACCCACCTGACTGGTTCGTTCAGTCTGTGAAAGTAATAGTATCTAGTTTCAACATTGCGATGTGA
- a CDS encoding NADH-quinone oxidoreductase subunit 5 family protein, producing the protein MNEILQFAILFLTPVISSIPIALAWIYRPGESWARKLPYLSVLGLFVSLLITLNILFNFEEGFYSYPWIESFNINFVFVVDYLSKYMGALTAFIAFLIGVYGLEYMKDDYRLGWYWFFFNTFTASMLMVVYSDNLFTLLIGWEGLGIASWGLIGHWFRDDDDIAFVGTKGRKVGPLEMSWSPSFGGWRAISTIRFGDMPMFFAIAAIYALTGTLDIHSIPWHSMFEKIGYAGTVLLFIMFMMGPFTKSAQLPFSEWLMTAMTGPTTVSALLHSATMVAAGTYLFMRISWYIQPWTMELPAIEAIYLFILFLGLISALYGATVALGLRERKVLLAASTMSSLGLMFASASASYWLGQIALIVAFWYLIVHAFAKASLFLVAGHLIHATHDRFCSGNLKFAKKMKVAFLVTIIATVFLAGIPPFTAYWVKSAMDGLMEHLMEEHLVLPLYLLVLVSVFYSGFLAKFLSLNFIKGETPHHEHTEGGGLMKLAYSIMVSMQFVLLAVILLHLDEKAEFVEEGFMVASMSVGALVTVAYLFALYKPSIKSLSAIGNFLTDRMYMPFLNDYIVPKIGWVIADVVDACNKVIDLCVHQAIPSIFDTYSLGIRSIQTGYLKTYIKMVLGSVMVILVAISVMGWL; encoded by the coding sequence ATGAATGAGATTCTACAATTTGCTATCCTCTTTTTAACTCCAGTGATCTCAAGCATACCGATAGCCCTTGCATGGATCTACAGGCCAGGAGAAAGCTGGGCGAGAAAGCTGCCGTACCTCTCAGTACTGGGGCTATTTGTATCACTACTCATAACACTAAACATCCTGTTCAACTTTGAAGAGGGGTTCTACTCATACCCGTGGATTGAATCATTCAACATCAACTTCGTGTTCGTTGTTGATTACCTGAGCAAGTACATGGGTGCCTTAACGGCATTCATCGCCTTCCTGATCGGTGTTTATGGCTTGGAATACATGAAAGACGACTACAGGCTTGGATGGTACTGGTTCTTCTTCAACACATTCACAGCCTCTATGCTGATGGTCGTCTATAGCGACAATCTATTTACCTTGCTGATAGGATGGGAAGGACTTGGCATAGCCTCATGGGGGCTGATTGGACACTGGTTCAGGGATGACGATGACATAGCCTTCGTCGGGACAAAGGGCAGAAAGGTTGGACCGCTTGAGATGAGCTGGTCTCCGAGCTTTGGAGGCTGGAGAGCAATTTCAACGATAAGGTTCGGAGATATGCCAATGTTCTTTGCAATAGCAGCAATATATGCACTGACGGGAACGCTCGACATTCATTCGATACCCTGGCACAGCATGTTCGAGAAAATAGGCTATGCCGGTACAGTACTGCTCTTCATTATGTTCATGATGGGTCCGTTCACTAAATCTGCACAGCTACCTTTCAGCGAGTGGTTGATGACAGCCATGACAGGTCCAACAACGGTTAGCGCTTTGCTCCATTCGGCAACAATGGTTGCAGCGGGAACCTATCTGTTCATGAGGATCTCATGGTATATCCAGCCATGGACAATGGAGCTGCCAGCCATCGAGGCAATCTACCTCTTCATACTGTTCCTCGGACTTATCTCTGCTTTGTATGGAGCCACGGTAGCATTGGGGCTTAGGGAGAGAAAGGTTCTGCTTGCGGCATCCACCATGTCGAGCCTGGGATTGATGTTTGCCAGCGCATCAGCATCTTACTGGCTCGGTCAGATCGCTTTGATCGTTGCCTTCTGGTATTTGATCGTTCATGCCTTTGCCAAGGCATCGCTTTTCCTTGTGGCTGGACATCTAATCCATGCAACTCATGACAGGTTCTGCAGCGGAAATCTGAAATTTGCGAAAAAGATGAAGGTTGCATTCTTGGTAACCATCATAGCAACAGTATTTCTTGCCGGAATACCTCCATTCACAGCATACTGGGTTAAATCGGCTATGGATGGCCTGATGGAGCATCTGATGGAGGAGCACCTCGTGCTACCACTCTACCTGCTGGTTCTGGTTTCAGTATTTTACTCAGGCTTCCTTGCGAAGTTCCTGAGCCTGAACTTTATCAAGGGAGAAACCCCACACCATGAGCATACGGAAGGCGGGGGACTGATGAAGCTCGCCTATTCTATCATGGTATCAATGCAATTTGTGTTGCTTGCGGTGATACTCCTTCATCTCGACGAGAAGGCTGAGTTCGTGGAAGAGGGATTCATGGTTGCATCAATGAGCGTTGGAGCATTGGTTACAGTAGCCTACCTGTTCGCGTTGTACAAACCGAGCATAAAATCTCTCTCAGCTATAGGAAACTTCCTCACAGACAGAATGTACATGCCGTTCCTGAACGATTACATCGTTCCAAAAATTGGCTGGGTTATAGCTGATGTGGTCGATGCCTGCAATAAGGTCATAGACTTATGCGTACATCAGGCAATTCCATCGATCTTTGATACCTATTCTCTCGGAATCAGAAGCATCCAGACAGGGTACCTCAAAACCTACATAAAGATGGTTTTGGGCTCGGTGATGGTTATTCTAGTAGCAATATCCGTGATGGGGTGGTTGTAA
- a CDS encoding complex I subunit 5 family protein: protein MNLLVYSLIVPVIASLVAPSLSPKKATHIVSLSFLVPFVVAFAGLFTMDKQNIILAELSRPIGDFYLLIDPISNAIGLTVCLVSAMVGYYSLPYMLHRFEEMGYGESEYRKYIIIYGFYAVSMLWLVYSGNFVLLYIFLEISLITSFLLIYLYGYGNRRWVAVLYFIWTNVAGVLTLIGFIIAGLDNSSFAIKDISFISFTAWLLIFIGMLIKLPGLGPHIWLPWAHAEAPTPVSALLSPLTVGLAGYILLRVYLIDPSFISTYRDIILVYAIISSIYAGFAVFKQTDYKRLLAYSTVSQMGYILIGLCLGTYGLIGVVIQYMSHAFGKSILFMGAGGIIAVYHGLRDLRKMGGLHEYVPSISNATLMGFMNLGGILTIGMFGEFFILRGIVDVFGSNLMSELPLIVAVVFIFILSGWYSFYTLKRVFYGLPKEMSRPKVSRYLDVPLYMIGILSILFIFPPLVTVLLNGLKAVIGGGI from the coding sequence TTGAACCTCCTTGTTTACAGCTTGATCGTTCCGGTTATTGCATCGCTGGTTGCACCATCTCTGTCACCAAAGAAAGCAACGCATATCGTATCTCTCTCATTCCTAGTTCCATTCGTGGTAGCCTTTGCCGGGTTGTTTACAATGGATAAGCAGAACATCATTCTTGCTGAGTTATCCAGACCCATTGGTGACTTCTATCTGCTGATTGACCCAATTTCTAACGCGATTGGGCTGACCGTGTGTCTTGTATCAGCGATGGTTGGATACTACTCCCTGCCTTACATGCTGCACAGGTTCGAGGAGATGGGGTATGGTGAGAGCGAGTACAGGAAATACATAATCATCTATGGGTTCTATGCAGTCTCAATGCTCTGGCTCGTTTACAGCGGAAACTTCGTTTTGCTCTACATTTTCCTCGAGATTTCGCTGATCACATCATTCTTGCTGATATACCTGTACGGCTACGGAAACAGAAGATGGGTTGCAGTACTGTACTTCATCTGGACAAATGTGGCTGGAGTTTTAACGCTCATAGGTTTCATAATCGCGGGACTGGACAACTCAAGCTTCGCAATAAAGGACATATCGTTCATATCCTTCACTGCATGGCTTCTGATATTCATTGGGATGCTCATCAAGCTTCCGGGTCTCGGGCCGCACATATGGCTCCCTTGGGCACATGCAGAAGCTCCAACTCCCGTTAGTGCGTTGCTAAGCCCCCTGACAGTCGGTCTGGCTGGCTACATACTGCTGAGGGTTTATCTGATAGATCCGTCTTTCATCAGCACTTACAGAGATATAATACTGGTTTATGCAATCATCTCAAGCATATATGCTGGATTTGCTGTTTTCAAGCAAACTGACTACAAGAGATTGCTTGCATATTCGACGGTTTCACAGATGGGGTATATCCTGATAGGGCTCTGTCTCGGAACCTATGGCCTGATAGGGGTTGTTATCCAGTACATGTCCCATGCATTCGGAAAGTCGATCCTCTTCATGGGTGCCGGTGGTATAATAGCAGTATATCATGGTTTAAGGGACTTGAGAAAGATGGGCGGATTGCATGAATATGTCCCATCGATATCTAACGCAACGCTAATGGGCTTCATGAACCTCGGAGGAATTCTCACAATAGGAATGTTCGGCGAATTCTTCATTCTCAGAGGGATTGTTGATGTGTTTGGCAGCAATCTGATGTCAGAGCTACCGCTGATCGTAGCGGTGGTGTTCATATTCATACTCTCAGGATGGTACAGCTTCTACACGCTCAAGAGAGTGTTCTATGGTCTGCCCAAGGAGATGAGCAGACCGAAGGTTAGCAGGTATCTCGATGTTCCGCTGTACATGATAGGAATACTCTCGATACTGTTCATATTCCCACCGCTCGTAACAGTCCTTCTTAATGGGCTTAAAGCCGTAATTGGGGGTGGAATTTAA
- a CDS encoding NADH-quinone oxidoreductase subunit K, protein MIDVAVVLITSVLVLMVGYTMAISSKDLIRLLISLEMMFGAVFLALIPLFSIKSLISESFMLAVITVFTSSSELLILIGAIVKLDRIKKDISVDSISVGGDTL, encoded by the coding sequence TTGATTGATGTAGCTGTTGTTTTGATAACCTCTGTGCTTGTGTTGATGGTAGGATACACGATGGCGATATCCAGCAAAGACCTGATAAGACTCCTGATCTCACTGGAGATGATGTTCGGGGCGGTCTTTCTGGCTTTGATTCCTCTCTTTTCGATAAAATCACTGATCAGTGAGAGTTTCATGCTCGCTGTAATTACAGTGTTTACGAGCAGCAGTGAGCTTTTGATTCTTATTGGAGCCATTGTAAAGCTTGACAGGATTAAGAAGGACATCTCAGTGGATTCGATTTCTGTAGGGGGTGATACGCTTTGA
- a CDS encoding NADH-quinone oxidoreductase subunit J, producing MVIEIYVLLALAAIAFLSSLGALLTKDNFYSALYMALTMISIATIYAMADVQEVFVLIVFIFVGAIGIVTVALAAVYKFKPKTQLSKAWLIPSAVTAAVLGYVFYSNSEVVSLSKPDLALGSEYVTVIAALISLMILLMLSVMLVSRGDGVD from the coding sequence ATGGTGATTGAGATTTATGTCCTGCTGGCTTTGGCAGCGATCGCATTTCTATCATCACTGGGTGCTCTCCTTACCAAAGACAACTTCTACTCTGCCCTGTACATGGCACTGACAATGATATCGATAGCAACCATCTATGCTATGGCTGATGTACAGGAAGTTTTCGTTCTGATTGTATTTATATTCGTCGGAGCCATTGGCATCGTAACGGTTGCACTTGCAGCAGTTTATAAGTTCAAACCGAAAACTCAGCTATCAAAGGCTTGGCTGATACCATCTGCTGTTACAGCAGCAGTGCTGGGTTATGTCTTCTACTCGAACTCTGAGGTTGTATCTCTTAGCAAGCCAGATCTTGCACTCGGTTCAGAGTATGTTACGGTAATAGCAGCGTTGATCTCGCTGATGATTCTGCTGATGCTTTCCGTTATGCTCGTTTCAAGGGGGGATGGGGTTGATTGA
- a CDS encoding DUF22 domain-containing protein produces the protein MPEVRIVYRDEKTGELKAEIVDTEDYEFTIATRGSWKMLIADEDVEFKAGEVKPVRIRRTPLPRESIVLRCPVTRHAFGYVASLGRRGEPQPIEEDRELNYVIFKALDNGTIRKGDLIGVVNIFPVMMVRRAKKPKKVREE, from the coding sequence ATGCCAGAAGTTAGAATTGTTTATAGGGATGAGAAAACTGGAGAGTTGAAAGCCGAAATAGTCGATACTGAAGACTATGAATTCACCATAGCAACCAGAGGAAGCTGGAAAATGTTGATAGCAGATGAAGATGTCGAATTCAAAGCTGGAGAGGTTAAGCCTGTAAGGATAAGGAGAACTCCTCTTCCAAGGGAGTCTATTGTTTTGAGGTGTCCTGTTACAAGGCACGCTTTTGGTTATGTGGCTTCGTTAGGAAGGAGGGGGGAGCCACAGCCCATAGAAGAAGACAGAGAATTGAATTATGTGATTTTTAAAGCCCTTGATAATGGAACAATCAGGAAAGGGGATCTAATAGGTGTCGTTAACATATTCCCAGTGATGATGGTAAGAAGAGCAAAGAAACCTAAGAAAGTGAGAGAGGAATAA
- a CDS encoding LLM class flavin-dependent oxidoreductase produces the protein MRFGTVAPTFPPISEVSKTAKRLEEKGYSSLWFADHLMGWYPHDLWKETVFAMKYPSCHMFYDAFCAICYASTSTERINLGTGVTEVFRRHPAVLLQQAVTADHATNGRFILGIGAGEAENTVPYGIEFKNHVSRLEEALELMKIMLETDYGETINFEGRFYRFRNAVFDLKPIRKVPIWIGAHGDRMLKLTAKYGDGWLPTTIPPEEYARKAEKLDQYAGDKTIEKALFVSLVIDESEKGVENILRQPIMKVHALLLPSEYYRQLGYEHPLGKFYGLLDYIPTNYNKEEILSLVEKIPDEVVRLAYVAGTLEEVIQKFDEYARAGVEHFVIWNLTYFGDVTKLKTSYQLIDELMTHFKS, from the coding sequence ATGAGGTTCGGAACAGTTGCCCCAACTTTCCCGCCAATATCTGAAGTGTCCAAAACGGCTAAAAGGCTGGAGGAGAAAGGTTACTCATCGCTTTGGTTTGCAGACCACCTGATGGGTTGGTATCCCCATGATCTGTGGAAAGAGACTGTATTCGCCATGAAATATCCATCATGCCATATGTTTTACGATGCGTTCTGTGCCATCTGCTATGCCTCCACATCCACAGAGAGAATAAACCTGGGAACCGGAGTGACCGAGGTGTTCAGGAGGCATCCTGCTGTACTACTGCAGCAAGCAGTTACAGCAGATCATGCAACAAACGGCAGATTTATTTTGGGTATTGGAGCTGGAGAGGCTGAGAACACCGTTCCGTACGGTATTGAGTTCAAAAATCATGTCTCGAGGCTTGAAGAGGCTCTTGAGTTGATGAAAATCATGCTGGAAACTGACTATGGGGAGACAATAAACTTTGAAGGAAGATTCTATCGGTTCAGGAATGCTGTCTTCGATTTGAAGCCGATCAGAAAGGTACCGATCTGGATTGGTGCACATGGAGACAGGATGCTTAAGCTCACAGCAAAATATGGTGACGGATGGTTACCAACCACAATCCCCCCAGAGGAGTACGCAAGAAAGGCGGAAAAACTCGATCAATATGCTGGAGACAAAACCATAGAGAAGGCTCTCTTTGTAAGCCTCGTTATAGATGAAAGCGAGAAAGGAGTTGAGAATATTCTAAGGCAGCCGATAATGAAGGTTCATGCTTTACTCCTGCCATCAGAGTACTACAGGCAACTTGGCTACGAGCACCCGCTCGGAAAGTTCTATGGCCTACTGGATTACATCCCGACCAACTACAACAAAGAGGAGATCCTGAGCCTCGTTGAAAAAATACCTGATGAGGTCGTCAGGCTCGCCTATGTTGCCGGAACGCTTGAGGAAGTAATTCAGAAATTCGATGAGTATGCCAGGGCTGGAGTTGAGCATTTTGTTATCTGGAACCTGACATACTTCGGAGATGTTACGAAGCTGAAAACATCCTACCAGCTAATAGACGAACTGATGACACACTTCAAAAGCTGA